From the genome of Vicia villosa cultivar HV-30 ecotype Madison, WI linkage group LG2, Vvil1.0, whole genome shotgun sequence, one region includes:
- the LOC131651583 gene encoding histone H3.2-like has product MARTKQTARKSTGGKAPRKQLATKAARKSAPATGGVKKPHRFRPGTVALREIRKYQKSTELLIRKLPFQRLVREIAQDFKTDLRFQSSVVFALQEAAEAYLVGLFEDTNLCAIHAKRVTIMPKDIQLARRIRGERA; this is encoded by the coding sequence ATGGCTCGTACCAAACAAACCGCTCGCAAGTCCACCGGAGGCAAAGCCCCAAGGAAGCAACTCGCAACCAAGGCCGCTCGGAAATCTGCTCCGGCCACCGGAGGAGTCAAGAAGCCTCACAGATTCCGTCCAGGAACTGTTGCCTTAAGAGAGATCAGGAAGTATCAGAAGAGCACTGAGCTTCTCATCAGGAAACTTCCATTCCAAAGACTTGTTCGTGAAATCGCTCAGGATTTCAAAACAGATCTCCGATTCCAAAGCAGTGTCGTTTTTGCTCTTCAAGAAGCCGCCGAAGCTTATCTCGTTGGATTGTTCGAGGATACCAACCTTTGTGCGATTCACGCAAAGAGAGTTACCATTATGCCTAAGGATATTCAACTCGCTCGCAGAATCAGAGGCGAGAGGGCTTAG